One segment of Pseudophryne corroboree isolate aPseCor3 chromosome 10, aPseCor3.hap2, whole genome shotgun sequence DNA contains the following:
- the LOC134965248 gene encoding uncharacterized protein LOC134965248 → MIRENCYKIILLYRKAIGKLLYIVTVTRPDISTAVGILSRKVSKPTQMDWNAVKRVICYLKGTINKKLKLSASTSHKLTGHVDSNDRKSTSGYLFSIGEEIISWIRKKQSSIALSSTEAG, encoded by the coding sequence ATGATCAGAGAGAACTGTTACAAGATAATCCTTCTTTACAGAAAAGCTATAGGTAAATTGTTATACATTGTCACTGTCACCAGACCAGATATTTCCACAGCAGTTGGGATCCTAAGCAGAAAGGTTTCCAAACCAACACAGATGGACTGGAACGCAGTTAAGAGAGTAATTTGTTATTTAAaaggaacgattaacaagaagcttaaacTCTCAGCAagcacaagtcacaagttaacaggacaTGTTGACTCAAATGatagaaaatccacaagtggatatttaTTCTCAATTGGAGAAGAAATAATCAGCTGGATAAGAAAGAAACAGTCTTCCATAGCACTGTCATCTACAGAGGCTGGCTGA